The genome window AGGAAGAGATAGCCGATGGCCAGCAAGAGCTCGCGAGACTCACCATAGAGGTGGGCGAGCTCTCCAAGATAAAGCAGCAGAAAGCGGTCGTGCAGGGCAAGCTCGACGTGGTGGGGAGGCTCGAGAAGGGCCGGAGCGGGCCGGTGAACCTCTTCACAAGGGTGGCGGATGCCATCCCGGAGAAGGCATGGATCACCTCGCTCCGCCAGTCGCCCTCGGTGGTGGTCCTCGAGGGCTTCGCCGCCACGGACGAAGTGGTGGCCGACTTCATGCGGGGGCTCGAGAGGCACCCGGCCCTGGGCGCCGTGGAGCTTGAGGTCGCCAAGAGGGGTACGGGGAAGAAGGACAGCCCGGCAGGGCTGGTGGAGTTTTCCATAAGGCTGGACCAGAGGTAGCGGATGGCGATCGATATAAAAGGCTTGCCCGATCTTATACTGAAGCGGCCCTTATACCAGAGGGTGCTGGTCCTGGCGGTGATTAACATCGCCATAGTCGGACTTGTGTTCAGTACGCTCCTGGGGCCCAAACGCCTGCAGGCCACGGAACTTACCGACGAACTCGATATCCTCACGATAAAGCTCCAGGAGAACAGGCGTATAGCGAGCGACATCCCCAGGTTCCAGAAGGAGAAGGAGGAACTGGAGGGGAAGCTCAAGCTGGCGCTCGCCCAGCTGCCCAACGAAAAGGAGATACCGTCTCTCATAGACGGCATAAGCGACGCGGGTAACGAGGCGGGGCTTACCCTGCTGCTATTCCAGCCCTCCATGGAGGTGTTGAAGGATTTTTATGCCGAGGTCCCGGTAGACATGGAAGTCTCGGGAAGGTACGAGAGCCTCTTTCACTTTTGTGAGAAAGTGGCCTCCCTGCCGAGGATAGTCAATATAGGCAGCATTAACGTCTCGGTCGCCAAGGGTTCCGGCAACTCCCGTACGCCGGAGCTCAGTGCGAGTTTCGTGGCTACGACCTTCAGGTTCGTATCCGCCGGGCCGTCGTCTCCCGGGCCGTCGCCTCCCGGGCCGCCTAAGTAAAGGATACCAA of Thermodesulfobacteriota bacterium contains these proteins:
- a CDS encoding type 4a pilus biogenesis protein PilO; this encodes MAIDIKGLPDLILKRPLYQRVLVLAVINIAIVGLVFSTLLGPKRLQATELTDELDILTIKLQENRRIASDIPRFQKEKEELEGKLKLALAQLPNEKEIPSLIDGISDAGNEAGLTLLLFQPSMEVLKDFYAEVPVDMEVSGRYESLFHFCEKVASLPRIVNIGSINVSVAKGSGNSRTPELSASFVATTFRFVSAGPSSPGPSPPGPPK
- a CDS encoding PilN domain-containing protein, encoding MIRINLLPVRAAKKKETIRFQLTVAGLITFLVVAVSLLLYVLKASEVSAIEEEIADGQQELARLTIEVGELSKIKQQKAVVQGKLDVVGRLEKGRSGPVNLFTRVADAIPEKAWITSLRQSPSVVVLEGFAATDEVVADFMRGLERHPALGAVELEVAKRGTGKKDSPAGLVEFSIRLDQR